One genomic region from Tripterygium wilfordii isolate XIE 37 chromosome 20, ASM1340144v1, whole genome shotgun sequence encodes:
- the LOC119986744 gene encoding probable membrane-associated kinase regulator 2: METFSLLKYWRGTGGDVFGHGGGGGCSRSQKRPTSSTTAIVAAVTNNVVESSTEDDEDNDGPFFDLEFAVPEEEVGDDKNEEEDEITDVVSDEDEDGMDDDREFKFTLSSGSSNERTDPNPELSPSDDIFFKGKLVPIEQSSLELDGSEPYSRPQFPVLLLKSATKFRVFMLGLKKSKATAKAEKTESSSDDGSATVPANAKQQQTSEREIVHEEKSINDKQRKPFTVKFKVEEVPFASLFTSSKNTDKSLKQNSNPEESESTTDERLFSKDVMQKYLKKVKPLYVRVSRRYGEKLRFSGQLSLGSGAKQAPPQSVTQNSPTGEKRQPGAESTEVPTTDGKSEIQKQGNLPAGLRVVRKHLWKSRSASSAVAAAPSPGVSNRRDDSLLQQQDGIQGAILHCKRSFNASRDSESSLLSRCVSDPSHKKSIELSDDYSEEGKNNPL; this comes from the exons ATGGAAACTTTCAGCCTACTTAAATATTGGAGGGGAACTGGTGGTGATGTTTTTGGTCATGGTGGTGGCGGTGGATGTTCTAGAAGCCAGAAGCGCCCCACCTCCAGTACAACTGCCATTGTTGCTGCTGTTACTAATAATGTGGTGGAGAGTAGTACTGAGGACGATGAGGACAATGACGGGCCGTTCTTTGACCTTGAGTTCGCTGTGCCAGAGGAAGAAGTCGGGGACGATAAAAATGAAGAGGAGGATGAAATAACCGACGTTGTTTCCGACGAGGACGAAGATGGTATGGACGATGATAGGGAGTTCAAATTCACGCTTTCATCCGGTTCAAGCAACGAGCGTACTGACCCGAACCCGGAGCTTTCGCCGTCTGATGATATTTTCTTCAAGGGAAAGCTTGTGCCGATTGAGCAATCTTCACTGGAATTGGACGGCTCTGAACCATACTCGAGGCCTCAATTTCCTGTTTTGCTGTTGAAATCGGCGACTAAGTTTCGAGTCTTCATGTTAGGGCTTAAGAAATCGAAAGCTACAGCTAAAGCAGAGAAAACAGAGTCATCCTCAGATGACGGATCTGCTACTGTTCCTGCAAACGCGAAGCAGCAGCAAACCAGCGAGCGAGAAATTGTGCATGAGGAGAAGAGTATCAATGACAAGCAGAGGAAACCGTTTACTGTAAAATTCAAAGTCGAGGAGGTTCCGTTTGCGTCGCTGTTCACCAGTTCGAAAAACACTGACAAGTCACTGAAGCAAAACTCGAATCCTGAAGAAAGCGAGTCCACCACAGACGAGAGGCTGTTCTCCAAGGATGTAATGCAGAAGTATTTGAAGAAGGTGAAGCCACTTTACGTTCGCGTTTCGAGAAGGTACGGAGAGAAGCTGCGATTCTCTGGCCAGCTGAGCTTAGGCTCCGGAGCAAAGCAAGCGCCTCCGCAGTCAGTGACTCAGAATTCACCGACGGGGGAGAAAAGGCAGCCAGGGGCGGAGAGTACGGAAGTTCCGACAACTGATGGGAAGAGCGAGATCCAGAAACAGGGGAACTTGCCTGCGGGACTGAGAGTGGTGCGGAAGCATTTGTGGAAAAGTCGATCAGCTTCGTCGGCCGTGGCAGCGGCGCCATCTCCGGGTGTCTCAAACAGAAGAGACGATTCTTTGTTGCAACAGCAAGATGGGATCCAAGGCGCCATTCTTCACTGCAAGAGATCCTTCAATGCCTCTCGAG ATTCGGAGTCATCTTTGCTGTCAAGGTGTGTTAGCGATCCTTCTCACAAGAAATCGATTGAATTGTCAGATGACTACTCTGAAGAAGGGAAAAACAATCCTCTCTGA
- the LOC119986891 gene encoding uncharacterized protein LOC119986891 gives MADYPQLERGGQQDQYLPAPPTRSALPAPPTTSTPSGRGRPPARQQQQQTLTQGRAFALTHQTTPEHPNFVGGTFLVSNCWARVLFDSGATSSFITSSFALALGLEVRPMRRTIVVDSPFGQFTRIQGNCICMCRFGDIELTANLYVLDFQDFDVILGVDWLTEQKAVLNFWERRITLNSHGGVVIQLRGSRGVPCPYFFANPSYADCSVVSLTTSTPSGKVIAPTLVVKEFMDVFHEDLPGLPPRREIEFVIDLLPDTKPILLAPYRMAPAELRELKVQLEDLEKKKFIRPSVSPWGAPVLFVNKNDDTLHMWCIDYR, from the coding sequence ATGGCGGATTATCCTCAACTTGAGCGAGGAGGACAGCAGGATCAGTACTTACCAGCACCGCCAACTCGTTCGGCCCTCCCTGCACCCCCTACGACATCTACACCATCAGGGAGAGGACGACCACCGGctaggcagcagcagcagcagactTTGACTCAGGGGCGAGCATTTGCTCTTACTCACCAGACAACACCAGAGCATCCGAACTTTGTTGGGGGTACGTTCCttgtttcaaattgttgggcTAGAGTGTTATTTGATTCGGGTGCTACTAGTTCCTTTATTACATCTTCATTTGCATTGGCTTTGGGGTTAGAGGTGAGACCGATGAGGCGAACAATAGTGGTAGACTCACCGTTCGGACAGTTCACCCGTATTCAGGGCAATTGCATATGCATGTGTCGGTTTGGTGATATCGAGTTGACCGCTAATTTGTATGTTCTTGACTTCcaagattttgatgtaatcttgGGGGTAGATTGGTTGACAGAGCAAAAAGCAGTTTTAAACTTTTGGGAAAGGAGGATTACATTAAATTCGCATGGTGGGGTGGTGATTCAATTGAGGGGATCGAGGGGTGTTCCTTGTCCATATTTTTTTGCCAACCCCTCCTACGCTGATTGTTCAGTGGTGAGTTTGACTACTTCTACACCTAGTGGCAAGGTGATTGCCCCGACACTTGTAGTGAAGGAGTTCATGGATGTTTTTCATGAGGATTTGCCAGGTCTACCTCCACGGAGGGAGATAGAGTTTGTCATAGATTTGCTTCCAGATACGAAGCCAATTTTGCTTGCTCCGTATCGGATGGCTCCAGCAGAGTTGAGGGAGTTGAAGGTACAATTGGAGGAtttggagaaaaagaaatttattagaccgagtgttTCACCGTGGGGAGCACCGGTGTTATTTGTGAATAAGAATGATGACACATTGCATATGTGGTGCATTGATTATCGATAG